Proteins encoded within one genomic window of Solea senegalensis isolate Sse05_10M linkage group LG11, IFAPA_SoseM_1, whole genome shotgun sequence:
- the irak1 gene encoding interleukin-1 receptor-associated kinase 1 isoform X1: MSGTDLRTVFLFSLPSPVHWEFCRVMDGLSDLDWTRFAAEVLGDQTSVRLAERQERRTDWVMNQWGNRNGRVGELIDLLERLQLLRPRDIILSLSSLTSVSSPPTAPFLAPPPAPHQPPTSACPESFKTTPTLSTCTQSTTEDEGGGLLPGPAPPPSNLLSKPHPHPQSVALLKSCDSGGDRVMCWSYEEVHAGTNGFSPSLQVGEGGFGVVYRATIRDTDCAVKRLKQDCVLGWTLLKETFHTEVDKLSKFRHPNIVDLLGVSEGGGSVCLIYSYMEKRSLEEQLHTECGALSWSHRLSIIEGVASALSFLHSPPDRNTSLIHGDVKSSNILLDRHLVAKLADFGLARFACARTSRHTAAQTASVGKTETVRGTLAYLPDEYVRDGELGPAVDVYSFGVVLLEVLTGRQALDRDVKTGDRYLKDLVKEVTGGPSGSCAAAWKKQLDHRLITGGAADPVGWMDVATLACRCLDKRRKKRPSMSEVLKKLKEIHNMVGGTRSSSQPVARPPSLAFDSSMDSLSSRLSKLGPLKDMDLPAVPHPLHSSSSFIGPCETDESRGFSQYDLHSHCRSNGTSSRSVSLSTRDQYQCPQQSSQSSVPVEDQYDPLRPGSGATAGPHTVPESLSPAGSLQSLLSSSSSSVHISPSKQQRLLETTKVLDKDGRIRTGELLPSDDPYGGHRSQDSRGPEESDELDYLPAEHT; this comes from the exons ATGTCGGGTACAGACCTGaggacagtcttcctcttctcgCTGCCTTCCCCTGTTCACTGGGAGTTTTGCCGGGTCATGGACGGACTGTCAGACCTGGACTGGACCCGCTTCG CAGCAGAAGTCCTCGGGGATCAGACCAGTGTGCGATTGGCTGAGAGGCAGGAGAGGCGGACCGACTGGGTGATGAACCAATGGGGGAATAGGAACGGTAGAGTCGGAGAGTTGATTGACCTGTTGGAGCGTCTGCAGCTGCTGCGCCCCCGTGACATCATCCTGAGCT TGTCCAGTCTGACGTCAGTATCCTCGCCTCCTACTGCCCCATTTCTTGCCCCGCCCCCTGCTCCTCATCAGCCTCCCACCTCTGCCTGCCCTGAATCTTTCAAAACCACCCCCACATTAAGCACCTGCACACAGAGCACAACAG aagatgaaggaggaggactgCTGCCTGGACCTGCCCCGCCCCCCTCCAACCTGCTGTCTAAGCCCCATCCACATCCTCAG AGTGTCGCCCTGCTGAAGTCATGTGACAGCGGTGGTGACAGGGTGATGTGCTGGTCGTATGAAGAGGTGCATGCTGGGACAAATGGGTTCTCCCCTTCCCTgcaggtgggggagggggggtttgGCGTGGTTTACAGAGCGACCATCAGAGACACGGACTGTGCCGTCAAGAGACTGAAACAG GACTGTGTGTTGGGCTGGACTCTGCTGAAGGAGACATTTCACACTGAAGTGGACAAACTGTCCAA GTTCCGACATCCAAACATCGTTGATCTTCTGGGCgtcagtgaaggaggaggatcAGTGTGTTTGATCTACAGCTACATGGAGAAGAGATCactggaggagcagctgcacaca gagtgtGGCGCCCTCTCCTGGTCTCACAGACTCAGTATCATTGAAGGTGTCGCGTCAGCGTTGTCGTTCCTTCACTCGCCTCCTGACAGAAACACGTCGCTCATCCACGGAGACGTCAAGAG TTCAAACATCCTGTTGGACCGCCACCTGGTGGCAAAGCTGGCTGACTTCGGTCTGGCTCGGTTTGCATGCGCCCGCACGTCAAGACACACGGCGGCACAGACGGCGTCGGTGGGTAAAACGGAGACGGTCAGAGGGACGTTAGCATATCTGCCGGACGAGTATGTGAGGGACGGAGAGCTGGGACCTGCCGTGGACGTATACAGCTTCGGAGTG gtgttgTTGGAGGTGCTGACCGGTCGTCAAGCTCTAGACAGAGATGTGAAGACAGGAGACAGATACCTG AAGGACCTGGTGAAGGAGGTTACAGGAGGTCCGTCTGGTTCTTGTGCAGCAGCCTGGAAGAAACAGCTGGATCACCGGCTGATaacag GGGGTGCTGCAGATCCAGTTGGCTGGATGGACGTGGCGACTCTGGCCTGCAGATGTTtagacaagaggaggaagaagagaccTTCGATGAGTGAG GTGCTTAAAAAACTAAAGGAGATCCACAACATGGTGGGCGGGACCAGATCCTCCTCCCAGCCTGTGGCCCGTCCACCCAGCCTTGCCTTCGACTCTAGTATGGACTCTCTGTCCAGTCGGCTGTCTAAACTGGGACCACTTAAGGACATGGACCTCCCGGCTGTCCCTCACcccctccactcctcctcttcGTTCATCGGTCCGTGTGAAACTGATGAGAGTCGCGGATTCTCTCAGTATGACCTTCACTCCCACTGCAGGTCAAACGGAACCAGTTCCAGGTCGGTCTCCCTATCCACCAGAGACCAGTATCAGTGTCCACAACAGTCCAGTCAGTCTTCTGTCCCCGTTGAGGACCAGTACGATCCCCTAAGACCAGGGAGCGGGGCTACAGCAGGACCGCACACTGTCCCTGAAAGCCTGTCTCCCGCAGGGTCCTTGcagtcattattatcatcatcatcatcatcagttcaCATCAGTCCCAGTAAGCAGCAGCGTCTCCTGGAGACGACGAAGGTTCTGGACAAGGATGGAAGAATCCGGACTGGGGAGCTGCTGCCGTCTGATGACCCCT ATGGAGGCCACAGGTCGCAGGATTCCAGGGGACCAGAGGAGAGCGACGAGCTGGATTATCTTCCTGCGGAACACACCTGA
- the irak1 gene encoding interleukin-1 receptor-associated kinase 1 isoform X2: MSGTDLRTVFLFSLPSPVHWEFCRVMDGLSDLDWTRFAAEVLGDQTSVRLAERQERRTDWVMNQWGNRNGRVGELIDLLERLQLLRPRDIILSLSSLTSVSSPPTAPFLAPPPAPHQPPTSACPESFKTTPTLSTCTQSTTDEGGGLLPGPAPPPSNLLSKPHPHPQSVALLKSCDSGGDRVMCWSYEEVHAGTNGFSPSLQVGEGGFGVVYRATIRDTDCAVKRLKQDCVLGWTLLKETFHTEVDKLSKFRHPNIVDLLGVSEGGGSVCLIYSYMEKRSLEEQLHTECGALSWSHRLSIIEGVASALSFLHSPPDRNTSLIHGDVKSSNILLDRHLVAKLADFGLARFACARTSRHTAAQTASVGKTETVRGTLAYLPDEYVRDGELGPAVDVYSFGVVLLEVLTGRQALDRDVKTGDRYLKDLVKEVTGGPSGSCAAAWKKQLDHRLITGGAADPVGWMDVATLACRCLDKRRKKRPSMSEVLKKLKEIHNMVGGTRSSSQPVARPPSLAFDSSMDSLSSRLSKLGPLKDMDLPAVPHPLHSSSSFIGPCETDESRGFSQYDLHSHCRSNGTSSRSVSLSTRDQYQCPQQSSQSSVPVEDQYDPLRPGSGATAGPHTVPESLSPAGSLQSLLSSSSSSVHISPSKQQRLLETTKVLDKDGRIRTGELLPSDDPYGGHRSQDSRGPEESDELDYLPAEHT, translated from the exons ATGTCGGGTACAGACCTGaggacagtcttcctcttctcgCTGCCTTCCCCTGTTCACTGGGAGTTTTGCCGGGTCATGGACGGACTGTCAGACCTGGACTGGACCCGCTTCG CAGCAGAAGTCCTCGGGGATCAGACCAGTGTGCGATTGGCTGAGAGGCAGGAGAGGCGGACCGACTGGGTGATGAACCAATGGGGGAATAGGAACGGTAGAGTCGGAGAGTTGATTGACCTGTTGGAGCGTCTGCAGCTGCTGCGCCCCCGTGACATCATCCTGAGCT TGTCCAGTCTGACGTCAGTATCCTCGCCTCCTACTGCCCCATTTCTTGCCCCGCCCCCTGCTCCTCATCAGCCTCCCACCTCTGCCTGCCCTGAATCTTTCAAAACCACCCCCACATTAAGCACCTGCACACAGAGCACAACAG atgaaggaggaggactgCTGCCTGGACCTGCCCCGCCCCCCTCCAACCTGCTGTCTAAGCCCCATCCACATCCTCAG AGTGTCGCCCTGCTGAAGTCATGTGACAGCGGTGGTGACAGGGTGATGTGCTGGTCGTATGAAGAGGTGCATGCTGGGACAAATGGGTTCTCCCCTTCCCTgcaggtgggggagggggggtttgGCGTGGTTTACAGAGCGACCATCAGAGACACGGACTGTGCCGTCAAGAGACTGAAACAG GACTGTGTGTTGGGCTGGACTCTGCTGAAGGAGACATTTCACACTGAAGTGGACAAACTGTCCAA GTTCCGACATCCAAACATCGTTGATCTTCTGGGCgtcagtgaaggaggaggatcAGTGTGTTTGATCTACAGCTACATGGAGAAGAGATCactggaggagcagctgcacaca gagtgtGGCGCCCTCTCCTGGTCTCACAGACTCAGTATCATTGAAGGTGTCGCGTCAGCGTTGTCGTTCCTTCACTCGCCTCCTGACAGAAACACGTCGCTCATCCACGGAGACGTCAAGAG TTCAAACATCCTGTTGGACCGCCACCTGGTGGCAAAGCTGGCTGACTTCGGTCTGGCTCGGTTTGCATGCGCCCGCACGTCAAGACACACGGCGGCACAGACGGCGTCGGTGGGTAAAACGGAGACGGTCAGAGGGACGTTAGCATATCTGCCGGACGAGTATGTGAGGGACGGAGAGCTGGGACCTGCCGTGGACGTATACAGCTTCGGAGTG gtgttgTTGGAGGTGCTGACCGGTCGTCAAGCTCTAGACAGAGATGTGAAGACAGGAGACAGATACCTG AAGGACCTGGTGAAGGAGGTTACAGGAGGTCCGTCTGGTTCTTGTGCAGCAGCCTGGAAGAAACAGCTGGATCACCGGCTGATaacag GGGGTGCTGCAGATCCAGTTGGCTGGATGGACGTGGCGACTCTGGCCTGCAGATGTTtagacaagaggaggaagaagagaccTTCGATGAGTGAG GTGCTTAAAAAACTAAAGGAGATCCACAACATGGTGGGCGGGACCAGATCCTCCTCCCAGCCTGTGGCCCGTCCACCCAGCCTTGCCTTCGACTCTAGTATGGACTCTCTGTCCAGTCGGCTGTCTAAACTGGGACCACTTAAGGACATGGACCTCCCGGCTGTCCCTCACcccctccactcctcctcttcGTTCATCGGTCCGTGTGAAACTGATGAGAGTCGCGGATTCTCTCAGTATGACCTTCACTCCCACTGCAGGTCAAACGGAACCAGTTCCAGGTCGGTCTCCCTATCCACCAGAGACCAGTATCAGTGTCCACAACAGTCCAGTCAGTCTTCTGTCCCCGTTGAGGACCAGTACGATCCCCTAAGACCAGGGAGCGGGGCTACAGCAGGACCGCACACTGTCCCTGAAAGCCTGTCTCCCGCAGGGTCCTTGcagtcattattatcatcatcatcatcatcagttcaCATCAGTCCCAGTAAGCAGCAGCGTCTCCTGGAGACGACGAAGGTTCTGGACAAGGATGGAAGAATCCGGACTGGGGAGCTGCTGCCGTCTGATGACCCCT ATGGAGGCCACAGGTCGCAGGATTCCAGGGGACCAGAGGAGAGCGACGAGCTGGATTATCTTCCTGCGGAACACACCTGA